The Rosa rugosa chromosome 3, drRosRugo1.1, whole genome shotgun sequence sequence ACATCAGACCAAGTGTCAAAAACAAATCATCATAAACCATCACAATCATTAGAAAACCACTAATAAATCACATCAGAGCCCTCACAACAGAGTCAATCTCCTAATAAATCATCATAAATCCATCACATTCTTTATCAGACTCTTAAACAACTATTATAAAACCACCCAAATACCCTCACACCAGATTCAATTTCACAATAAATCATCACAAAACAATCACAGTTATTATGAAGCCCTAAACTCCTAGCCTAGTTATAGAGAGAAAGGTACCTTAACCTCATTGGCTTTCCTTCTTGGGGGATTTCCATATCCACTCTGGTCAGTGTAACCTCAACATCCTTGGCCTTCCTTCCTGAGGGAACAGATCCACTCTGGTCCTGAGTAAAAAGGGAAAAAGGAAAGAACAATTGAGTAGAGATTTGAGGAACATtaggaagaaacaaaaaaaaccctcaaaatcaaatcaatgtataaagagagaaaaacaaaaataaaaaaaatcacaattaACAACAGGCCCAACCCCACATCAAACCAAGTTTAAAAAACAAATCATCCTAAACCATCACAATCATTAGGAAACCACTAATAAATCACATCAGAGCCCTCACAACAGAGTCAATCTCCTAATAAATCATCATAAATCCATCACATTCTTTATCAGACTCTTAAACAATTATTATAAAACCACCCAAATACCCTCACATCAAATTCAATTTCACAATAAATCATCACAAAACGATCACAGTTATTATGAAGTCCATAAACTCCTAGCCTAGTTATATAGAGAAATGTACCTTAACCACATTGGCTTTCCTTCCTGGGGGATTTCCAGATCCACTCTGGTCAGGATCCTTAACATCCTTCTTGGCCTTCCTTCCTGAGGGAATTCCAGATCTACTCTGGTCCTGCGTAAAAGGAAAGAACAATGAGTAGAGaaaaaatcacaattataacaGACCCATCAACATCAGACCAAGTGTCAAAAACAAATCATCATAAACCATCACAATCATTAGGAAACCCCTAAATACCCTCACATCAGACAAAATGCTATtccagaaaaacaaaaacaaaaaaaatcacaattaACAACAGACCCAACCCCACATCAAACCAAgtctaaaaaacaaatcatccTAAACCATCACAATAATTAGGAAACCACTAATAAATCACATCAGAGCCCTCACAACAGAGTCAATCTCCTAATAAATCATCATAAATCCATCACATTCTTTATCAGACTCTTAAACAATTACTATAAAACCACCCAAATACCCTCACACCAGATTCAATTTCACAATAAATCATCACAAAACAATCACAGTTATTATGAAGCCCTAAACTCCTAGCCTAGTTATAGAGAGAAAGGTACCTTAACCTCATTGGCTTTCCTTCTTGGGGGATTTCCAGATCCACTCTGGTCAGGAACCTTAACATCCTTGGCCTTCCTTCCTGAGGGAACAGATCCACTCTGGTCCTGAGTAAAAAGGGAAAAAGGAAAGAACAATTGAGTAGAGATTTGAGGAACATtaggaagaaacaaaaaaaacctcaaaatcaaatcaatgtATAAAGAGTGAAGAAATTACCATTGCTTTTCACACTTAGTCTCTCAGTGTGAATGAAGCCAAGTAGAGAGTGCTGAACCGGAGAGAGGCATGTGGTGATAGTGATGTATATATAGGAGATTGGGCAGCTAGGGATCTCCACTGAAATGACCATAAAGGCCAGGCAAGTATTGAAAATTACCCACATTCACCCTATGACAACAGACCCAACaaaaaagcccaagcccaaatttTTAACTCCTAATAGACTGAACTGACAAGTTGACGGGCCCAGGCCGGGCAAGTGTTGAAAATTACCCACATTCACCCCATGACAACAGACCCAACaaaaaagcccaagcccaaattttcaactcactactagaattatggccccagacatcggccaaaaaccgatgagaaacaaaaacccgaccgatgtctttgtgggtgatgagaaagatccggaaaatgcagacatcggtttttagccgatgtctagtattcgtgtagacatcggttcctaattataaatcgatgtaaataggtttaaatgataacaaacttacatattttactattgttaaacccacattttattgtatttaatgcttaaagaaatatagattacataacacaagtttgcgttttaacatcgttattgatttaagaaccgATGACTGATACTATtacagacatcagttccaaaatgggaactgatgtctggtactcagtaacatatcgttttcgacaaaaaatcgatgtctgtatattttagtaacatcgatttccattttggaactgatgtctgatactcagtaacatatcgttttggacaaaaaatcgatgtctgtatatttcagtaacatcgatttccattttggaactgatgtctggtactcagtaacatatcgttttcgacaaaaaatcgatgtctgtatatttcagtaacatcgattttcattttagaactgatgtatctgtattactagacatcagtttttatagttaaaactgatttcaactttATATCTAGACATCACATTCTATAAAAAGGATGATGTCCACAAAATATGTAGCTGCTATTATAAATTGCAATTTCAATAGTTGACAAGagtgatttgaatattggagtATTATATCtgaaatcatcatccttaacAGTTTACAAAATGggcaaaataaaaccccaattCACCTACTACAAGGCTAGCCTAGCAATTAGTATTCATGTTTTGCTACAAAAAAGTTAATTAAAAGCTAGCCTAactcaaaatcaagaaactgGTCAGAACCTACAGCAGAGTCTGTAAGTAGTCGGCTACTTCAATGCGGACCTCGTCAAGTTGTTGTTGGGTATACCATTTCCGATCCTTCATCCACATTGGAACTACCCAGAACAAGATAAAACCCAAGTTTGTTATGAACCCAAGGTAGAAGTGATGCAAACATAAAAGCCAGCACCATTCGGATTCGTGCTTGAATGTTTTGCAAACCTAAGTTCTCAGCATAAGATCCTCCATCTATCTGTCAACCAAAAACCACATTGATGAATCATGTATAGCATTATTGCTTATGGTCAAATCCTGATCCCAATAGAGCCACACAAGGAGGAAAAGAGGTTGAATTATATACAAACAAAACTCAGGTTTCACCATGATGACAACCCACTCCCGAcgcaaattatatatatttggcTGGTATTGTAAATGCTGAATATTTCAACTCTAGACTCAATCAAAGTTTCCTGACGACATGGATACACAATGTAAATGATGGAAAACTTGATACTTAAAAGTATATGCAGAATTGATGCGAAATTTAGATATCGGTTTCTGAAATGATTCGAAAGGTAGAAGTAAAGTTGATGTAATTTTATTATTCCCAGCCAAGTGAAAGCAGATCAGACTATTCGATTTCAATAACTCAATCCAGCATATTTTATATAAAGCTTATTCAAATCAACGGAATGACAAATGGTGGGTGTATGTAGGTCCAAATGGAACCTACCAGATCAAACTCTCATTATGGTTGAACATGTCCAAGTCCTACAGCAACCCTTATGCAGCCAACTACTTTATTCTATTGAGATAATTGAAATATGAAATAGACTCACCATCTTCATTGAGTTTGTGCAACAGTTGTTCTTTTGTAGGAAGCGCATACATCCCGGCAGCAACAGCTTTCCTGATGACCCACCCATGATGGGGTGCAAACACTTGTTGATATGCCTTGGAAGCTGGATCCTTCAAGGAATTTCCCCTAGCAAATGAGGATAAAGGTAAGTCAGTACAATTTCATATGAACTTCAGCATCAAATAATTTCATAGGATACTACACTTTGCATCCCTACATTGGAGTGAAGTTTCAATTTTAACAATTTATGCAAAATGCTTACAAGTTGTAATAATAGCAACTTTTTGAATAATTTCTATTTAGAACCAAATACATTAGCAACTACGTGACCACCATTAAACTAACTTAGAGAAAATGGCAATTAGATATTAATTACCATCACCAGGTTATAAGACTGAAACTAGACCCTTTGGCCTTCCACAAATATAACACTTTATACTAGTGTGTTTAGTCCAGTTATCAATGTCCAAAAcatatattcttttcttttctttttttaatttgacCTATGCACTGCAATAAACAATCGAGTATACAAGTTCTCTTCTATCTAGGTACAAGGCAATAAGCTATATGCAGACATACCTGCTGTTGAAAGATCCCCATAAAGCTCTCGAAATTTCCCATGCTGGAAGCGATAGCAAATTGAACCAAAAAAATCAGCACTGACAGGACTTCTCTTCTTAGTACTTGAAGAAGTGTTCCCATCTCCTCTAAGTTCAACAGCCACTGGGCTGTGCCCATCCTGAAACCAGGCTGCAAAACTCCCACCTAAAATGTAATGCCACCATGGTAAGGCAAAAAACAAGTGAGAAATGGCATTACAATCGAAACATggtaagcaaaagaaaattagATACAATGATCCTgatttaaacaaaaattaacaattaaaacaaaaagTTTAATCGAGCCTTGTTCACTGAGAGTCTATGCTTCTATTATTGCTGTTTGCCATGCATGCATGAATGCATTTTTCTAGTCGTCAACAATAAGCTCATGTATTTTATTTACACAGATTTTATTTTAGAGAGAGTAACATATCTTGTAATTACCGGACTAAATTTCATTCTAGTTATGATGCTTCTTTTAATGAGCTGCGCGCACATGCTACAGTCCTCAGACGAACTTTGAGGCTGATGTCCTTAAGGAGTTAAAATCATGGTTCAACCCCAAACATGCACTGAAACCCATCGAAAAATATTTTACAAGGCTAATGCATAGATCATTAGCTttagaacatatatatatactggaAACATAACAAATTAATGATTATACATAAATTGAGCAACTTCTAAGACAGTAAATTTACCAAAAATTCCAGATACTGCAGCATGAGGTTCTTTGAGACGCACATCATATGATGGCCGCCAAAACCAACCCCTGTCTTTCTTTACCATGAGATCATTCTGTGTCTCCTTCTGCCTCCAAAGGTCTCTGCTCTTTTCATAAGAAAAGGCAGCCTTTGCACACAATCCAGGCATCAGAGAAGTAGGTGCCTCATCATTTACGGCATTAACTGCCTGGGGATGGCCACTATTTTTATGTATACCAACCCAGTACCGCAATCCAGATTCAGAAACAAGTGATGACAGATCTAAGGAAATTGACTCCGGTACATCCCAATATTGTCCTTTATGGTCAATGAACAGCTCAGGCCATGCAGCCTCTAGTGTGATGTCATGATAAGGTAGCTGTAAACATCTTAGAAGTTGAGAAAAATCATTCAGTAGCACATACCCAATATTAAAACAGCAAGATAAATGAAGAATATAAAGCTTCCAGACATGAAATTTGTCACAATTAGGCATATGTTCAGAGTAATCCACATGTTCAAGGTTATTGACTAGCATAGTCTACATAAAAGACAGATGTCTAAACATATAAAACTTGTAGTTAAGAATTTCTGAAGCAAGTTCGATATATAAGCCAAACACAActtaaatttcaatttctgAACACTTCAGAAAATCAGGAAAGTAATACTTTATAAACATACAGTCTGTAAACCTACACTAGAAATATGACCCACCACCCACCAAATTAATGGCCAAATCATCTCCAAGTGATAGATCATGGCTCCTGATGATTATTTACATTAAACTTTAATCCGCATAAGAAGGAAACTTGTTTCAGAATGTGAAACAAGTTAGAAGTTGAATAGTTGAGCTACAACCTGGTATCAGCAAACCATAAAGATAACATTACATCTAAAACTACAATCAATACCAAATCACCATGCTACCTAAAATATCTCCACAGTAAATGAAACAGAAGACAGAGAAATTGAGATGCTCCAAAATTACTGTTTAAAGTGATGCTCCAAAACAGAAGACAGAGAAAGGGTTAGCTATAAGTAGCTAAAATTTTATAGTACTTTTTGTAAATCTCCCATTACAACAATCAAATGGTACTCGATTGTGCATCCTTGAGGGTCGTCACATAAAAGATTGGCCTAAAGTGATGGCAAACCAACCTATAACTTgttttaaatataaaataaatcaAAAGTTATTAAGACATCTATTACATGAACTAATGCAAATCCATCAAAACATCTTGTTCTTATTCACCAATATGGAATAAAATCATCAATAACCCAAGTATACTAGTTTAGAAGATAAGCCTCATTCTCCTAGATACCAAACACATAGCACAAACGAAGCCTAGAAACAGAGATAGAATTAGACTCTTCAGAAGTTGGTCACACAAAAACCACTGACAAAACACAGACTTGCAAAGCAAAAACCATCAAAACAAAGTCTTTTATCCTTCTCTCACAACCCAACTCACTTCCACAACTCAAATCCCAAGTACCGTTTTCTCCATACTTCCCCAATTTCAAtaaaccaaaacaaacacagaGACAACAAAACcctgaagaaaaaaaacaagcaaAAGGGTTTAAGAGATGGTTCACCAGTTAGAAGTGGCCGGTCTGAGCAAGAGGGACTGAAGTGAGAAAGAGCCCGAGTCCTTGTGGGAAGCAGGAGAGTAAGAAGGAATAATACCGAGAGGGAACCCAGTTCCCAGAAGAGAGAGTTGCTGAATTCTGAGGGCTCGGCTGGCGCGGGCGCCGTCGAGAGGAAATGGGTCGCCGGGAATGGCCTTGGCGGAGCCTTCGAGGGTGTGAGGTGAAGAAACGTTGAGGTCCCAGAAGGCGGAGTCCATTGCCGTCCTCAGGTTGGCCATTGTTAATGGGGTCAGGTCGGAGGCGGCTTGGAGAATGGTGAGGTCGACAAGGTGAGGTCGACGAGGTGAGCTGCTGAAGAAGGAGGTAGGGTTCGAAAGTTTAAGAGAATGACGAGGTCGACAAGGTGAGCTGCTGGAGGTAGGGTTCGAAAGTTTTAGAGAAAGCGGAAAAAAATAGTAAGTGTGGGGGGAAATGAAATTATTAGTCCCCGCGTTCTCAAACTTTAaaacttagtccctccgcgtttttttaaatttttcgaGCAAAATTTTTCTCATCGTTTTATTGATTGATGTCTATAATAACCATAGAAATCGGTTTCttcacaaactgatgttaacatgttttttaacatcaggtgcaatcctgaccgatttaatagtggtgatgtctaatgacattattctagtagtgactCCTAATAGACTGAACTGACAAGTTGACCGGCCCAAGTCACCAGGACCGGATCTACACCGACAGGGCCCAACTCTACAGGATCTATACCCCAAATCACCCGGATCTACACCTACAGGGCCCAAATCATCAGGATCTACACCCAAATCACCCGGATCTACACCGACGACAGATGGTCAGGTGTACGCCGCCTCCGCCGAGAAAATCCAAATGTCAATAGCAACACCAATTCCCGATGCCCCGATGAAGCCCAATTGCCGTTGCTGATTGAATTGAATCGCCAAGGGTGCGGATCTGGGATTGAACAAAAGATGCCAAAAATTGAACTGCACAAACATACAGATCTGCACAAAATTACGGCCGCCCTCAATAGAATCGCTGGGAtgcaaaaagaaacaaacaaatcaatTAGTATTTGAGCAGCGCTTTAagcaaagattgaaactttaacGAATTGTTGTTAATCTTGCCAACTACtgcgggaaaaaaaaaatttgaaacaaAATCGCAAGCAGTTGCTGTAATATTAGACTTACATAAGGGATCTCTGTCCTCCTCGATCTGAAACTAAAGGAGGATTTGAAATCAAACCCATCCCATCTTCTCGTTCTCCTTCTCCTTTTGTAGTAAAATCGCAAGAAGGAGAACGAGAAGATGGGATGGGTTTGATTTAACCTTtggccccgtttggatggcaggaaatcatggtatggaatgggaattaatttcattttccattcagacgtgccgtttggttgtaattaaagattggaaaggaaaaaaaaaataagatttgactggaaattgactccctcataaagcctgaatagaattacctagtcaggggtagtattctatttccatttcccactgtcaaaggcaaaattacattaattatccctctaaaaatttatattccccaccaatattccttataaattgatgtactttaattagtaagagggcattattgaaaattataatttcatatttcattcttatgacttaccaaacactacaatagaaatgaaaaactaattccaaaatttaatttctagtaatattccaaacactcacatggaaataccaaaacatatttCATTCCATATCCGTctagaaaggaaaataaatccttttccaattttgacattcctgcgaaccaaacggggcctaccTAAATAGATAAAACCAAGAATAGAATGGAAAAGGTACCAGAAATAATATATAAGCCCATGGCTGGTAGACaggtaaaaaagaaaattaccgTCCAACTCGTTCATGTGATGCTGTTGCACGTATTGAAATTTTCTCATTTGTTTTAATTCCTTAAAGAGTTCGATCTGGAGGAAGATAGCTAACATTAGCTCGTCAAGCTTAGCTTAGAAATAGTATATATACATCATTTGTAACCAACTAAATtcaatcaatgaaaaatcaCAATTTTCTCATGCCAAAAATCTGTCTTTTAATGTGGTGGAATTATATTGGACTATTGATAGGTCAGGTTTGACTTGAACTCGAAAAGATGAAGTTTGAGGTTTTAGGGTCCTGTCTGTATATCAGGTTGCTAAGAGCTTTTCGTGAAAAACATGGTTCATTGAGTTAAAAAAAAGTATGATGCTATTGTTTTGACCTTTGTGCTGGGTGCTGACCAGGTTTTGATCAAATTAAGGAAACTCAAAAGAAGTAGCCTAACCCTATAAATAAGCCTGGGACACCATCAAAATCCTAATAAGCCTAGGAAGTTTTTTTCCCAAGTTCGATCTAATCGGCTAATCCTACTCGGACACCATTCCTAATCAAAGAGGGATATTTGGATCTATTTTCACCTTgatatattatataatattCTTTATAAAACCAGGCCATTGGCAATCTCTCCAAGTCAAGACTGAAAGCAGGTCGATCGCCGTTTTACTTCTTTGTAACGTTTCTAAAGAAGTAGGGTTCATAGTAGCTCGATTTCTGCCGAAAAGGAGATCGATGATGATCGAGTCTCTATTCGCTTGCTTCAATCCTCGATGCAATACGAGCAAGCTTAGGCTgctaaagagaaaaaaaactcCCAAAGAAATTAGAGAGAGAGCAGAAGGAGAATGAAGATGATAAGTACAGAAACCAAACCAGTTCTAATGAATGTACCTCTTGGCAGCCACCACCTCCTGATATCATGGAGCAAGTTCTGCCGCGTGTCAGAGTAAGTGATCAAATAAGGCTAAGCATTGCCTGCAAGTCTTGGATGTCAATCGTTATGCGTAGAGACATCCGCAGTGCTTCTCATGAATTCCCATGGTTACTACTCCCTCAAACCCCACATTGCAGCAACAAGTACGTAAGCTTTGCCAGCGTGTCAGAGGGGAGAGTTGTCAAGTTGAAGCTACCTAAGCAAGTTCGTGGATGGTGGATTTATGGGTCTTCTAAAGGTTGGTTGATCATGATCAAGGAAAGAGGTCTAAATTCCAAGATGTGTCTACTTAACCCAATTTCAGGAGCCCTACTCCAACTTCCACCCTTGAGAACACTTCCTTTTCTGAAAGAttttgtgaaaaccgaggcctGGAAACTTTTTGGTGCCAATGCATTCGACTTAAGCATTGCACTATCAACCTCTGATGGAATTGCTTTAGATTCAAAGCGTTGTACGGTAGCAGCAGTTTTTAATGATAAGTCGAAATTGAGTTTGTGCAGACCTGGAGACAGAACATGGAGTGACTTTCAAGTATTAGATACTAATCAAAACGACTGGATTGCtgatttattgttttcttcCGGCAGTCTATATGTTTTGGTTCGTGGTGGTCAAAAGGAAAGCTTTGTAGACTCAGTTACTCAAACCTTGAACTTTAGCTTTGGAGATGCagaaaatttgaaaatgaaGTTGGTCTACGACAAGCATGAAAACAGGAACGTGAACGTTAATGAATGTCATAGTGACTATAAGATCGTTTACAATGCATTATACTTCTCAAGATTGTTAGAATCAACCAGCAATGAAGTCTTATTGATCCATCAAATGGTAGATTATGCATGTAGTGGGAAGAAGAGAGGATATTATTGGTGACAATAATGAGAATAATGGAGGCGGCAATATGGAGAATGATGATGGTGAGCAACACATTCATCATGATAATGACGACGGAAATCTTGAGGTTGATGGGGTAGACATCGATCAGaatgatgaggatgatgatgaagccaACAACTTAGAAGATATTGATCAGCAAAATGGAGGAAACATTATTTATGGTGATGAAGGCAGTAATGAGAATGATGGTGGCGACAGCAATATGGAAAATGATGATGGTGGTGAAGGCCATAACGACAATAATGATGTTGATGTGGGAGACATTAATCAGAATCCTGAAGGTGATGAGGAAGACAACAATAACCCAGAAGATAATGGTCAGCAAGGAGAAACTATTGATGAAGATGCACCGGGATTTAATGCATATATGACAACAAGGAGTTTTAGAGTATACAGGACTGACGACGACAACTTTATTCCATTGCAATGCTTGGGGGATCAATTATTCTTTCTTGGAGATTGTGGTTCCTTCTCCTTTGGAGCGGTCATTTCCAAGTGTTGAGATGTCTCTACGGTATCAAGGGACTTGGTTCACTCCAAGTTTATATTAGGTCCCTATGTGGCTAGGCAGTTAGATAGAACTATTgatttacatttgagcattccTATATTTAATGTTTTTCTTTACGCCTTACCAAAGGATGAATATTATTGCATTTTGATGTCTATTGCTTTGAGGGCTCTCTTTATGTGCCACATACTTGTTCTTTAAAGACCTTTCAACAAGAGTCTGTGATTGCACCCTT is a genomic window containing:
- the LOC133735612 gene encoding protein TRIGALACTOSYLDIACYLGLYCEROL 4, chloroplastic-like; this translates as MANLRTAMDSAFWDLNVSSPHTLEGSAKAIPGDPFPLDGARASRALRIQQLSLLGTGFPLGIIPSYSPASHKDSGSFSLQSLLLRPATSNWSHDLSLGDDLAINLTMLVNNLEHVDYSEHMPNCDKFHVWKLYILHLSCCFNIGYVLLNDFSQLLRCLQLPYHDITLEAAWPELFIDHKGQYWDVPESISLDLSSLVSESGLRYWVGIHKNSGHPQAVNAVNDEAPTSLMPGLCAKAAFSYEKSRDLWRQKETQNDLMVKKDRGWFWRPSYDVRLKEPHAAVSGIFGGSFAAWFQDGHSPVAVELRGDGNTSSSTKKRSPVSADFFGSICYRFQHGKFRELYGDLSTAGEIP
- the LOC133735609 gene encoding uncharacterized protein LOC133735609; translation: MDQSGSVPSGRKAKDVKVPDQSGSGNPPRRKANEVKDQSRSGIPSGRKAKKDVKDPDQSGSGNPPGRKANVVKDQSGSVPSGRKAKDVEVTLTRVDMEIPQEGKPMRLRTRVDLEFPQEGRPRRMLRILTRVDLEIPQEGKPMWLSFFVFGSNKINISFFGYFPRMTKM
- the LOC133735156 gene encoding uncharacterized protein LOC133735156, translating into MEQVLPRVRVSDQIRLSIACKSWMSIVMRRDIRSASHEFPWLLLPQTPHCSNKYVSFASVSEGRVVKLKLPKQVRGWWIYGSSKGWLIMIKERGLNSKMCLLNPISGALLQLPPLRTLPFLKDFVKTEAWKLFGANAFDLSIALSTSDGIALDSKRCTVAAVFNDKSKLSLCRPGDRTWSDFQVLDTNQNDWIADLLFSSGSLYVLVRGGQKESFVDSVTQTLNFSFGDAENLKMKLVYDKHENRNVNVNECHSDYKIVYNALYFSRLLESTSNEVLLIHQMVDYACSGKKRGYYW